DNA sequence from the Sphaeramia orbicularis chromosome 13, fSphaOr1.1, whole genome shotgun sequence genome:
aattGAATAATGCctttaaaaaatcaataatagttacaggaggactttaagagcttttagtaaagtgacaacactttattatcaattgtatgatattataacacaagtatgatggtgtatgagcagtatctgctggctctaagtaaagtgttagtcaaaaattatacatccaagtgttctaaactctttattttgcaaaaacaaaacattaaaagaacacagacagtaaatagatgtgttacatgttgctttgtacataaataaaaataatgtggcagctctaaatcatTGTTAATTCGAacacatatttatgtatttatttttttaataaatatgaaatccctaaaatagatggatatagggaccagtgacCAAACCTAATAAAAGtttcccacctaaaaaaataaattccttcacactgctttggaatggatgtataaaacattatgaaagcagagtttataatacattatgcctacacttttaatactttattaaccttggtataagttgttgtacatcaaggttcaataaatacatgtttctttgcttcaaaaattaaacgcatggtgtccagctgattattattattattattattattattattattattattattgtattttattgttacttttttttattttatctattttttttttttttatagacatttttcaattacattgttttgttttttgttttttttgtttttttcatgtttaaagagaaatgaaaacactcaggtaaaaagtcttgattaaggttctcataatttgtgcatgaaagggttaaataaatatttttttgcttcaaaacttaaatgcatggtgtccagctgagtggatatttttgtaactccatgaaaaatagattcataaaaaagaaaaatttcagtcactttatttttttcatgcctaaagaggaataaaaacactcaggaaaaaaatcttgattaaccctttcatggatactggtcacaacagtggacagctattctacagctgttctcttgtatattcatggattttgttgttttttgtggttttttttgtttgtttgttttttttgtttgttttttttacacatatctttattaaagttttaagacactacatatcttttctgacatgaattggtaaccttgtgtagatctcccctgagcataagcCCCCAAAAATCACAACCCCccccagagttttcacacaatttatcagtaaatacatgtttctttgcttcaaaaattaaacgcatggtgtccagctgattattattattattattattattattattattattattattattattattattattattattattattattttattgttacttttttaatgtttttttattttttatttattttatctatgtatttatttttttataaaacatttttcaattacattgtttttttttttgttttgtttttcatgtttaaagagaaatgaaaacactcaggtaaaaagtcttgattaaggttctcataattcgtgcatgaaagggttaaataaatatttttttgcttcaaaacttaaatgcatggtgtccagctgagtggaacatttttgtaactccatgaaaatagattcataacaaacaaaaatttcaatcactttatttttttcatgcctaaagaggaataaaaacactcaggaaaaaaaaaaatcttgattaaggttctcagaattcatgcatgaaatggttaatgtATTATAAACTccaccttcaagtaaagtgttaccaaaaagaaaaaaaaaaaagcattttacacGATACATTTTCAGGATGATTTTTCTAAGAATTTAATCAATAGTTGCACATTTCTGAGATGAGACATAACATCATTAAAGATACAAACAGATTTACtgtaacaagttaaaaaaaaaaaaaaaaaaaagagtggaggaagaggagcagcagAGCGCAGTCATGACATCATCTGTTCCATAACAATGATCCATTGTGTTGTATAGGCTTCTGCTCTCACCATGGCTGTCCATAAGTTTTATTTGGCATTTTATAGCTGTTAGATCACAGCAGCTCAGTGCCATGCTCAAAGGTGGCCACTTGCTGATAGTCCGCTGAGAGAGCTGcaggagagaaaagaggaggggggggagagagagagagagaggggggcggggggggggggggtccacttcTGGCAAACACTGTTGAGAGAAAGTgagagtgtgagagagagggATGAGAGAGGAACAAGTGGGGAGAAAAGAGACCACCACGGCTAATGTAAGTCCCGGTTTGAGCTCAGAGCTGGCCCCTTTCATCTCCTTCACATGGATTTCTATCCTATTTCCCCTCAACAGACACATAATTGCTAAATGACAGTGAGGCAAAATGGCTTAATACTCTGCAAATCCTCTCCTCTttcgacaaagaaaaaaaaaaaaaaaaaaaaaaaaaaacaatgtgaaagcGGTGGTGTATCGCTGACTCTCATGACATGCAAGAACTTTTGGAAAAGCGGTGTCCAGGAAGCTTTGAGGTCAGCGAGGATCTGAAAAACGATGTGTGTAATGCCTGTAAAAAGTGAATGTCACAGTTTTTTCCATGAATATCCACCTGTGAAGAAACATGACACATTTTATGCAGCGTTGGTAGTTAAACCGCTCCTGTACCGCATCTCGTATTTTAAGGTATAATTGAGCTCAACTTCTGACAAAGAGTGTTTTAATAAGGAAGGAACTACTTTATATAAAATAAAGCTGAGCTCAGATTTGAAAATTACCGCACGATGGTCATGGCTTACTTTTTAAAGATCGTAAATAATTTTACATGGAAAAACGCAAAAGCTAGTAAAGTTCTGATCAACAGCGTGCACGCCAACTGAAATAAGAGTGCAAACAGGGGACATTTTGACTGTCTctgttgtttttggacagaacAAAAGTCTGTCTGAGATCTGCGTGCACGTCTAAACGAGCGCCTGGGCCCATGGAAGGGAAGTTGTAAAGCCTTAACATGAGCAGGAGAAAGCGAAAAAGACATGGACTCTGAACACAGAGGGAAAGCAGAGGGTTCAACTGGCCCAGAAGAAGAAACACCACCAAAAGAAGAAACACCACCACAAGAAGTACCACCAAAAGAAGAAATACCACCAAAAGAAGAAATACCACCACAAGAAGAAACACCACCAAAAGAAGAAATACCACCAAAAGAAGAAATACCACCAACAAAAGAAAGACCACCAACAGAAGAAAGACCACCAACAGAAGAAAGACAACCTAAAGAAGAAATACCACCAAAAGAAGAAACACCACCAACAGAAGAAGTACCACCAAAAGAAGAAGTACCACCAGCAGAAGAAATACCAACACAAGAAGAAGTACCACCAAAAGAAGAAATACCACCAACAGAAGAAAGACCATCAACAGAAGAAAGACAACCTAAAGAAGAAATACCACCAACAAAAGAAACACCACCAACAGAAGAAGTACCACCAAAAGAAGAAATGCCACCAAAAGAAGAAACACCACCAAAAGAAGAAACACCACCAACAGAAGAATTACCACCAAAAGAAGTACCACCAAAAGAAGAATTACCACCAACAGAAGAAGTACCACCAAAAGAAGAAACACCACCAACAGAAGAATTACCACCAAAAGAAGTACCACCAAAAGAAGAATTACCACCAACAGAAGAAGTACCACCAAAAGAAGAAGTACCACCAAAAGAAGAAATGCCACCAACAGAAGAAGTACCACCAAAAGAAGAAGTACCACCAAGAGAAGAAATGCCACCAAAAGAAGAAATACCACCAAAAGAAGAAGTACCACCAAAAGAAGAAATACCACCAACAGAAGAAATACCACCAACAGAAGAAGTACCACCAAAAGAAGAAGTACCACCAAGAGAAGAAATGCCACCAAAAGAAGAAATACCACCAAAAGAAGAAATGCCACCAAAAGAAGAAGTACCACCAAAAGAAATACCACCAACAGAAGAAGTACCACCAAAAGAAGAAGTACCACCAAGAGAAGAAATACCACCAAAAGAAGAAATACCACCAAAAGAAGAAGTACCACCAAAAGAAATACCACCAACAGAAGAAGTACCACCAACAGAAGAAGTAACACTGTGGATTTAAAGGGCTGGGGAGAAGCTGACAAATGCACATCCTGTctgtcattctttctttctttctttctttctttctttctttctttctttgtctgtctgtctgtctgtctttctttctgtctgtctttctgtttttctttctttctttctctctttcctcctgtttttctttctttctttctttcctcctgtctttctttctttctctctttcctcctgtctttctttctttctttctttctggtgCACACTTCAGCTGTCAAACGTCTGCTTagtatattttactggaaaaagccaaaaacacagtaaattttaaatatccaaCTGTGATCTATTGGAGTCCATTACCTCCACATAATTGAAGCGTAAACATACTTCAATGCAGATTAAATGGCTAACTTAATGTTATTACTCCAATGACATGTCCCCCTGTTCAGATATTTTTAAGGACCCTGCACCACCCCCAAGTCCAAAACTTTACGACCTGCTTCATAAATGAAACCATTCTCCGCAAATGTGCCTATGTCCTCTCCTGTGACTAATAATAGCAGTCGGTCTGATTGAGTGTGCCATAATGTAATTTGGATATTAGACTGGGTTAGCTGCATAT
Encoded proteins:
- the LOC115431869 gene encoding early nodulin-75-like, translating into MDSEHRGKAEGSTGPEEETPPKEETPPQEVPPKEEIPPKEEIPPQEETPPKEEIPPKEEIPPTKERPPTEERPPTEERQPKEEIPPKEETPPTEEVPPKEEVPPAEEIPTQEEVPPKEEIPPTEERPSTEERQPKEEIPPTKETPPTEEVPPKEEMPPKEETPPKEETPPTEELPPKEVPPKEELPPTEEVPPKEETPPTEELPPKEVPPKEELPPTEEVPPKEEVPPKEEMPPTEEVPPKEEVPPREEMPPKEEIPPKEEVPPKEEIPPTEEIPPTEEVPPKEEVPPREEMPPKEEIPPKEEMPPKEEVPPKEIPPTEEVPPKEEVPPREEIPPKEEIPPKEEVPPKEIPPTEEVPPTEEVTLWI